From Leclercia adecarboxylata, one genomic window encodes:
- a CDS encoding PTS transporter subunit IIBC yields the protein MSQLLSFDFWQRFGKSLIVVIAVMPAAGIMISLGKVVAMYAGGIGAIETLGAIMENIGWGIIVNLHLLFAVAIGGSWAKERAGGAFAALIAFILINRITVVILGVDNAMLSDPEAVVMSLFGSELPVSQFFTNILGAPALNMGVFIGIMSGYLGANLFNRYHDFARLPQALAFFNGKRFVPFVVIFYSMIIAFALSIVWPLIQGALNDFGQWIATSKDTAPITAPFLYGTLERLLLPFGLHHTLTIPMNYTELGGTYELLTGVNAGASVYGQDPLWLAWVSDLNNLKLSDPTTYQHLLDTVHPARFKAGQVIIAASSLIGIGLAMYHCVDSDKRAQYKPMFLSACLAVLLTGVTEPIEFMFMFIAPVLYVAHAVLTGIAFALVDVMDLRIHAFGLIELLTRIPMMVSAGIGGDLVRFALVSIVFFGVNYGLFRVLIVKFKLPTPGRMGNYLDESSESMSEDEKMDIIIQNLGGRANIVEIDACMTRLRITVNDPQLVAEYALWKPTGALGAVIKEQGVQVIYGPGVDVIKSRLVEKFSAQPA from the coding sequence ATGAGTCAGTTACTATCTTTTGATTTTTGGCAACGATTTGGGAAATCCCTTATCGTTGTTATCGCGGTGATGCCAGCCGCTGGTATCATGATATCACTCGGTAAAGTTGTCGCAATGTATGCTGGTGGTATTGGTGCCATTGAAACACTAGGCGCTATTATGGAAAACATAGGCTGGGGGATCATAGTTAATCTTCACCTATTATTTGCTGTCGCTATTGGTGGATCATGGGCTAAAGAACGTGCAGGAGGAGCATTTGCCGCGCTGATCGCCTTCATCTTAATTAACCGTATCACTGTGGTTATATTAGGCGTGGATAACGCTATGCTCAGTGATCCCGAGGCGGTTGTGATGAGCCTATTTGGTTCTGAGCTACCTGTCTCTCAATTCTTCACTAATATTTTGGGTGCTCCTGCTCTAAATATGGGTGTGTTTATCGGTATTATGTCTGGCTATTTAGGTGCCAACTTATTTAACCGTTATCATGACTTCGCTCGCTTACCTCAGGCATTAGCATTTTTCAACGGTAAGCGTTTTGTACCTTTTGTTGTTATTTTCTATTCGATGATTATTGCGTTTGCTTTATCAATCGTATGGCCTTTAATTCAAGGTGCGCTTAATGATTTTGGTCAATGGATTGCAACCTCTAAAGACACTGCGCCGATCACTGCTCCTTTCTTGTATGGTACGTTAGAGCGCTTATTACTGCCATTTGGTTTACACCACACTTTAACTATTCCAATGAATTACACCGAGTTGGGTGGTACTTATGAGCTTTTAACAGGGGTGAATGCGGGGGCAAGTGTTTATGGTCAAGATCCACTATGGCTTGCTTGGGTTAGCGATTTAAATAATCTTAAATTAAGCGATCCGACAACTTACCAACATCTATTAGATACGGTGCATCCAGCACGTTTTAAAGCGGGCCAAGTTATTATCGCAGCGTCTTCATTGATTGGTATTGGACTTGCGATGTATCACTGTGTTGATAGTGATAAGCGCGCACAATACAAGCCAATGTTTTTATCTGCGTGTCTTGCTGTGTTATTAACCGGTGTGACAGAGCCTATTGAATTCATGTTTATGTTTATTGCTCCTGTTTTGTATGTTGCGCATGCGGTATTAACAGGGATTGCATTTGCGTTGGTCGATGTGATGGACCTACGTATACATGCCTTTGGTTTGATTGAGTTACTCACTCGTATACCTATGATGGTTTCAGCGGGAATCGGTGGTGATTTGGTTCGCTTCGCATTGGTTTCTATTGTTTTCTTTGGTGTTAACTATGGATTATTCCGTGTGCTCATTGTCAAATTTAAATTGCCAACACCGGGCCGTATGGGTAACTACCTCGATGAAAGTTCAGAATCCATGTCAGAAGATGAGAAGATGGACATTATTATTCAGAATTTAGGTGGCCGTGCCAATATTGTTGAGATTGATGCTTGTATGACTCGCTTGCGCATTACAGTTAATGACCCGCAGTTGGTTGCTGAATATGCATTATGGAAGCCGACAGGAGCACTTGGTGCTGTAATTAAAGAACAGGGAGTACAAGTTATTTATGGTCCAGGAGTGGATGTCATTAAATCTAGATTAGTTGAGAAGTTTTCAGCACAACCTGCGTAA